The proteins below are encoded in one region of Telopea speciosissima isolate NSW1024214 ecotype Mountain lineage chromosome 10, Tspe_v1, whole genome shotgun sequence:
- the LOC122643257 gene encoding probable glutathione S-transferase, with translation MAEGQSSSSLKAQTIAEVQLRWRRKEEELKLLGTKLSPFSWRIIWVLKLKGIEYDFIEEDLRNKSQLLLSSNPVHKKVPVLIHGGKAIPESIIILLYIEETWLKNPILPNDPYERSQALFWAKFADEKFLPEIEMAFSSTGDDQVKAVELATEALEVLEGEIKGKRFFGGDRIGFVDVVVGWIAYWLEMVEEAACFKVWNSKKFPSLHSWMNNFLEVHVIRENLPSPDDLRSFFHDLRQVKCGIH, from the exons ATGGCGGAGGGGCAGAGCAGTTCTTCGTTAAAAGCCCAAACAATTGCTGAGGTTCAGTTGAG atggaggagaaaggaagaggaattgAAGCTCTTGGGAACAAAGTTAAGCCCATTTAGCTGGAGAATTATATGGGTATTGAAACTGAAGGGAATCGAATACGATTTCATAGAAGAAGATCTGAGAAACAAGAGCCAATTGCTTCTCTCGTCTAACCCAGTTCATAAGAAAGTTCCAGTACTCATTCATGGTGGTAAAGCCATACCTGAGTCAATAATTATTCTCTTATATATAGAAGAGACATGGTTAAAGAATCCCATATTGCCCAATGACCCTTATGAGAGATCACAGGCCCTTTTTTGGGCTAAATTTGCAGATGAGAAG TTCTTGCCGGAGATTGAGATGGCTTTCAGTTCTACTGGAGATGATCAGGTGAAAGCGGTAGAATTAGCAACAGAGGCTTTAGAAGTACTTGAAGGAGAGATTAAGGGGAAGAGATTCTTTGGAGGTGATAGAATTGGGTTTGTGGATGTTGTGGTTGGTTGGATTGCTTATTGGTTAGAGATGGTGGAAGAAGCTGCTTGTTTCAAAGTATGGAATTCCAAGAAGTTCCCTTCACTTCATTCATGGATGAACAACTTTTTGGAAGTTCATGTCATTAGGGAGAACCTTCCATCTCCTGATGATTTGCGTTCTTTTTTTCATGATCTTCGGCAAGTTAAGTGTGGGATTCATTGA
- the LOC122643258 gene encoding malonyl-coenzyme A:anthocyanin 3-O-glucoside-6''-O-malonyltransferase-like: MQSVHSTSADMAHTNPVKVLEHCKISPPPGSLGNKILPLTFFDIFWLPPYPHVKALFFSEYSYSMHHFKNTIFPNLKHSLSLTLQHFYPLSGHLVWSQELSEPEFCYIDGDSVSLTLAESDGDFHHLSGNHARDVNQFHCLVPTLTPSSMVDPEFSIPLLALQVTVFPNSGICIGVTASHVALDARTLVHFMKSWASVSKSGVDSLPLDSLPFHNRNVINDRKELKTIYLNEIKNLRGTIEQKRSKVSDNHMVPSDIVQATFVVNQNDVERLRQWILAIRKKDEDQTSITLSHLSTYTIICAHSWVCSIKSRSIDGAAGKSQDMEIFLIAMDCRIRDRLDPPVPETYFGNCLIGCVATVKRSDLMGEDGISIAAEAITKAIKKRLDDGVLKGAEYLMSEMSAAVTKEPFAVAGSPKYRIYDTDFGWGRPKKYESLRVGGRLISLYDCKDGEGSLEVGVAFPKLQMDYFFSLFYRFQPNAA; encoded by the coding sequence ATGCAGAGTGTACACAGTACTTCAGCAGATATGGCTCATACTAATCCAGTGAAGGTACTGGAGCATTGCAAAATCTCTCCACCACCGGGATCTCTCGGAAACAAGATCCTTCCCCTCACCTTCTTCGACATTTTCTGGTTGCCACCCTATCCCCATGTGAAGgcccttttcttttctgaatATTCTTACTCTATGCACCACTtcaaaaataccatatttcccAACCTTAAACACTCACTTTCCCTCACACTCCAGCACTTCTATCCGCTTTCCGGGCATCTAGTATGGTCTCAAGAATTATCCGAGCCCGAGTTCTGTTACATTGATGGAGACTCTGTCTCCCTAACCTTGGCAGAATCAGATGGTGATTTCCACCATCTCTCAGGCAATCATGCAAGAGATGTCAATCAATTCCATTGTCTTGTCCCTACGCTTACCCCGTCATCCATGGTTGATCCTGAATTTTCAATTCCACTTTTGGCTTTGCAAGTAACAGTGTTTCCAAACTCTGGCATTTGCATCGGAGTAACTGCTAGTCATGTAGCCCTTGATGCTAGGACCCTTGTCCACTTCATGAAGTCATGGGCATCAGTTTCTAAATCAGGAGTTGATTCTTTGCCACTAGACTCTCTGCCATTCCATAACAGGAATGTAATAAATGATCGGAAGGAGCTCAAGACGATTTACTTGAATGAGATTAAAAACCTCAGAGGAACCATTGAACAGAAAAGATCTAAGGTTTCAGACAATCATATGGTCCCATCTGACATAGTCCAGGCAACATTTGTTGTGAACCAAAACGATGTCGAACGACTGAGGCAATGGATCTTGGCTATACGTAAGAAGGATGAGGATCAGACATCAATCACCCTATCACATCTATCAACATACACTATAATTTGTGCACACTCATGGGTTTGCTCAATTAAATCGAGATCAATCGATGGTGCTGCTGGTAAGAGTCAAGATATGGAGATCTTCCTCATTGCCATGGACTGCCGCATCAGGGATCGCCTGGATCCTCCAGTTCCAGAAACATATTTTGGAAATTGCTTGATAGGTTGTGTTGCAACAGTGAAAAGGAGTGACTTAATGGGAGAAGATGGGATCAGCATAGCAGCAGAAGCGATCACAAAGGCAATAAAGAAGCGATTGGATGATGGAGTACTGAAAGGAGCAGAGTACTTGATGTCTGAGATGAGTGCAGCAGTAACTAAGGAGCCTTTTGCAGTTGCAGGATCTCCTAAGTATAGAATATATGATACAGATTTTGGGTGGGGAAGGCCAAAGAAGTATGAATCACTCAGAGTTGGTGGGAGACTTATCTCACTTTATGACTGCAAAGATGGAGAAGGCAGCCTGGAAGTTGGGGTTGCTTTCCCTAAGCTTCAAatggattattttttttctctgttttacaGATTTCAGCCTAATGCTGCCTGA